In Deltaproteobacteria bacterium, the genomic stretch ACATCGAGACGAGCGCGGGCCGGCGCGACGAGGCCGATGTCGTGATCGCCGCGACGGGCGTCCTGCATCACCCGATGATTCCCGAGATCGCGGGCCTCGAGACGTTCGCGGGCGCGCGCTTCCACAGCGCGCAGTGGGACCACTCGGTCCCGCTCGATGGCAAGCGCGTCGGCGTGATCGGCACGGGCTCCACCGCGATCCAGATCACCGGCGCGCTCGTGCCGCGCGTCGCGAGGTTTTCGCTGTTCCAGCGCACCGCGCAGTGGGTCGCGCCGCAGGACAATCCCGCCTACACGGACGAAGAGAAGACGCAGCTGCGCCGCGATCCGAATGCGCTGCGCGCGCTCAGCATCGAGATGACGCGCGCGTTCCACGAGAACTTCTCGAACGGCGTGGTCGACGCCAACAGCGAGCAGATGCGCCTGCTCGAGCAGACTTGCCGCGATCACCTCGAGAGCGCGGTGAAGGATCCCGTGCTGCGCGAGAAGCTGCGCCCGAACTACCGCGCGGCCTGCAAGCGCCTGATCATCTCGGGCGAGTTCTACCCCGCGATCCAGCAGCCGAACGCCGAGCTCGTGACGGAGGCGATCGAGCGCATCGAGCCGCGCGGTGTGCGCACGAAAGACGGGCGCCTGCACGAGCTCGACGTGCTCGTGCTCGCGACGGGCTTCCGCGTCGACCGCTTCCTACGCCCGATTCAGGTGGTCGGCCGCGATGGCGTGAAGCTCGACACGGTGTGGGCGCAGCGGCCGAACGCGTACCTGTCCATCTCGGTGCCCGGCTTCCCCAATCTCTACATGCTGAACGGCCCGAACGGCCCGGTCGGCAATTTCTCCCTCATCACCATCGCCGAGATGCAGCTCCACTACATCCTGCAGCTCGTCGCTGAGCTGCGCGCCGGCCGCGCGCGCGAGGTGTGCGCGAGCGAGGCCGCGATGGCGCGCTTCAGCGCCGAGTTCGACGCCGCCGCGAAGAACACGATCTGGGCGACGGGCTGCCGCAGCTGGTACCTCGACTCGCGCGGCGTGCCGGCGGTTTGGCCGTTCACGTATCAGCGCTTCGTCGACGAGATGAAGGGGCCGAAGCTCGAGGCGTACGAGCTGCGGGCGTGAACGCTCCCCCCGACGATCTCCTCGCCCCGGACGCCGTCGCCGACCCGCACGCGTTCTTCGCGCGGCTGCGCGAGCACGCGCCGGTGCACTGGAGCGCGCGGCATCGCGCTTGGCTCCTCACCTCGCACGCGGAGGTGAGCGCGGCGCTGCGCGACAACTCGCTCTCGACGGCGCGCATGGACGCGTTCGCGGCGCGGCTCGCGCCCGCGCGCCGCGAGGCGCTCGCGCCGGCGCTCGACTTGTTACGGGGCTGGATGCTCTTCAACGATCCCCCCGCGCACGACCGCATGCGCGCGCCGGTCGCGCGTGCGTTCACGCCGCGGCGCGTGGAGAAGCTGCGCGGTGCAATCGAGCAGGTCGTGGACGAGCTGCTCGCCGCGTTCGAAGCGCGCGGTGGCGGCGACTTCGTCGCGGAGCTCGCGCATCCGCTGCCCGCGATCGTGATCGCGGATTTGTTCGGCGTGCCCAAGGCGGACCGCGACATGCTCGTGCGCTGGTCCGCGAAGTTCGGCGTGATCGTGTTCGGCGCGACCGAGCGCGCCGACTACGAGCAGAAGGCGCGCGAGGCGGGCCTCGAGCTGCGCGACTACGTCGCCTGGCTCGTGGCGCAGCGCAAAGCCGCGGGCGAGCTCGGCGACGACTTGTTGGGCGCGCTGCTCGCGACCGCCGGAACACAGGACGGGCTGCGCGAGGAGGAGCTCGCGGGCGCGTGCTCGCTGCTCCTGTTCGCCGGCCACGACACGACCGCGAGCCTGCTCGGCAGCAGCGTGAACGCGCTGCTGCGCGACGACGCCGCGCGCGCCGCGTTCCCACGCGATGCCGACGATCCGCGCGCGCCGGCGGCGATCGAGGAGCTGCTGCGCTTCGAGGGCCCGGCGAAGATCATGATGCGGCGCGCGCTCCACGCGCACGAACGCGGCGGACGGCGCATCGAAGCGGGGCACACGATCTTCATGGCGCTCGGCGCCGCGAACCGCGACCCGGCGGTGTTCGCGCAGCCCGATCGCCTCGACCTCGCGCGCTCGCCGAACCCGCACGTCGCGTTCGGCGACGGCATCCACTTCTGCCTCGGCGCTCCGCTCGCGCGCCTCGAGGCGCGCATCGCGCTCACGCGCCTGTTCGCGCGCTTCCCGAAGCTCGCGCTCGCGCGCGAGGAGGTGCGCTGGCGCGCGACGATCTCGGATCGCTCGCTGGTCGAGCTGCACGTCGCGATCTGAGGGGCACCTCAGCCAATCACGCCTTCCTCCGCGAGCTTCGCGAGCTCTTCATCCGTGAGTCCGAGCCGCGTCAGCTCCTCGAAGGTGTGCTCGCCCGCAGCCGGCGCCGGGCCGCGCACGCCGACGTCGGCGCCGTACATCTTGAACGGCGTGCCCAGCGTC encodes the following:
- a CDS encoding NAD(P)/FAD-dependent oxidoreductase, which encodes MPERNLRFVIIGAGMAGIMSGIKLREAGYDDWVVYEKGERVGGTWFYNSYPGLSCDVPSHIYSYAFEPNPEWSHRFSPGPEIREYFEGVARKRNVLERIRFNEEIVRMELSGSRWHIETSAGRRDEADVVIAATGVLHHPMIPEIAGLETFAGARFHSAQWDHSVPLDGKRVGVIGTGSTAIQITGALVPRVARFSLFQRTAQWVAPQDNPAYTDEEKTQLRRDPNALRALSIEMTRAFHENFSNGVVDANSEQMRLLEQTCRDHLESAVKDPVLREKLRPNYRAACKRLIISGEFYPAIQQPNAELVTEAIERIEPRGVRTKDGRLHELDVLVLATGFRVDRFLRPIQVVGRDGVKLDTVWAQRPNAYLSISVPGFPNLYMLNGPNGPVGNFSLITIAEMQLHYILQLVAELRAGRAREVCASEAAMARFSAEFDAAAKNTIWATGCRSWYLDSRGVPAVWPFTYQRFVDEMKGPKLEAYELRA
- a CDS encoding cytochrome P450; protein product: MNAPPDDLLAPDAVADPHAFFARLREHAPVHWSARHRAWLLTSHAEVSAALRDNSLSTARMDAFAARLAPARREALAPALDLLRGWMLFNDPPAHDRMRAPVARAFTPRRVEKLRGAIEQVVDELLAAFEARGGGDFVAELAHPLPAIVIADLFGVPKADRDMLVRWSAKFGVIVFGATERADYEQKAREAGLELRDYVAWLVAQRKAAGELGDDLLGALLATAGTQDGLREEELAGACSLLLFAGHDTTASLLGSSVNALLRDDAARAAFPRDADDPRAPAAIEELLRFEGPAKIMMRRALHAHERGGRRIEAGHTIFMALGAANRDPAVFAQPDRLDLARSPNPHVAFGDGIHFCLGAPLARLEARIALTRLFARFPKLALAREEVRWRATISDRSLVELHVAI